In a single window of the Pseudogemmatithrix spongiicola genome:
- a CDS encoding cytochrome-c peroxidase, translating into MRIRLAPALFVLVLGCAADEATAPENDFVAVREALTIDPAALPNYAGIAYPAYVNAGVIAREVVQPANNPITNAGATLGRVLFFDKNLSRTNTLSCASCHFASAAFGDTAQFSLGFDGVRRTGRHSMRLVNARFNPGGRYFWDRRAATLEAQTTQPIRDELELGFDDAHGGFVAVLGKLSALPYYPPLFKLAFGDAAITEDRMQRAMAQYVRSIVSYGSRYDQGVATLPLAPPPPGAPTGPGGGLNLQTRVPGFTDEEFRGQQIFILPKNAGGAGCQGCHSAPTFAFTAVSGTNGLDPDQTALFRSPSLKNVAQSRRFMHDGRFTSLEEVVEFYNSGIQFGAQLDPRLRNVVGDGPQRLNLTAADKAALVAFMRTLTDAAIGTDPRFADPFRP; encoded by the coding sequence ATGCGCATCCGTCTCGCTCCCGCCCTCTTCGTACTCGTCCTCGGTTGTGCCGCGGACGAGGCAACCGCGCCTGAGAACGACTTCGTCGCCGTCCGCGAGGCGCTGACGATCGATCCGGCGGCGCTGCCGAACTACGCCGGAATCGCATATCCGGCGTACGTCAACGCAGGCGTGATTGCGCGAGAAGTGGTCCAGCCGGCGAACAATCCGATCACGAATGCCGGGGCGACGCTCGGGCGTGTGTTGTTCTTCGACAAGAACCTGAGTCGCACCAATACGCTGTCCTGCGCGAGCTGCCATTTCGCGTCGGCGGCCTTCGGCGACACGGCGCAGTTCTCGCTGGGCTTCGATGGCGTGCGACGCACGGGCCGCCATTCGATGCGCTTGGTCAACGCGCGCTTCAATCCAGGCGGTCGTTACTTCTGGGACCGTCGCGCGGCGACGCTCGAAGCGCAGACCACGCAGCCCATCCGCGACGAGCTCGAGCTCGGCTTCGATGACGCACACGGCGGGTTCGTCGCGGTGCTGGGCAAGCTCAGCGCGCTGCCGTACTATCCGCCCCTCTTCAAGCTGGCCTTCGGCGATGCCGCGATCACCGAGGACCGCATGCAGCGCGCGATGGCGCAGTACGTGCGGAGCATCGTTTCGTACGGCAGCCGTTACGACCAAGGGGTGGCGACGCTGCCGCTGGCGCCGCCGCCGCCGGGGGCCCCGACAGGGCCGGGCGGCGGGCTCAACCTCCAGACACGGGTGCCGGGGTTCACGGACGAAGAGTTCCGCGGGCAGCAGATCTTCATCCTGCCGAAGAACGCCGGTGGGGCGGGGTGCCAAGGCTGTCACTCGGCGCCGACCTTCGCGTTCACCGCGGTGTCGGGCACCAACGGCCTCGATCCCGACCAGACGGCGCTGTTTCGCTCGCCCTCGCTCAAGAACGTCGCGCAGAGCCGGCGCTTCATGCACGACGGCCGCTTCACGTCGCTCGAAGAGGTCGTGGAGTTCTACAACAGCGGCATCCAGTTCGGGGCGCAGCTCGACCCGCGTCTGCGCAACGTAGTGGGCGACGGGCCACAGCGTCTGAACCTCACGGCGGCGGACAAGGCGGCGCTGGTGGCGTTCATGCGCACGCTGACCGATGCGGCTATCGGAACGGATCCACGCTTTGCGGATCCGTTCCGACCGTGA
- a CDS encoding YceI family protein translates to MKRIALALILAPALVAATPASAPERFVRDVAHSQLNFVAESRLLSAHGTFQKWDAEIMFDAANVEATSLKITIDATSIDTRIERRDAHLKSNDFFATDSFPQITFVSTFVNNAGEGNRLRITGDLTVRGKTKRITIPARLNFFDPQNNMGRVTGEFTIDRTEFGVSFQSPVNPIENEVKVQFDVAFNKPRN, encoded by the coding sequence ATGAAGCGCATTGCCCTCGCCCTCATCCTGGCCCCGGCGCTCGTCGCCGCGACGCCTGCCTCCGCGCCGGAGCGCTTCGTGCGCGACGTCGCGCACTCGCAGCTCAACTTCGTCGCCGAGTCGCGCCTGCTGTCCGCGCACGGCACGTTCCAGAAGTGGGACGCGGAGATCATGTTCGACGCCGCGAACGTCGAAGCGACCTCGCTCAAGATCACCATCGACGCGACGTCCATCGACACGCGCATCGAGCGCCGTGACGCGCACCTGAAGTCGAACGACTTCTTCGCGACGGACTCGTTCCCGCAGATCACGTTCGTCTCGACCTTCGTGAACAACGCCGGCGAGGGCAACCGCCTTCGCATCACGGGCGACCTCACGGTGCGCGGCAAGACCAAGCGCATCACGATCCCGGCGCGGCTCAACTTCTTCGACCCGCAGAACAACATGGGCCGCGTGACGGGCGAGTTCACGATCGACCGCACGGAGTTCGGCGTGAGCTTCCAGTCGCCGGTGAATCCGATCGAGAACGAAGTGAAGGTCCAGTTCGACGTGGCGTTCAACAAGCCGCGCAACTGA
- a CDS encoding DUF1648 domain-containing protein: MPMLRVLPWALCAALALFSFATYGSLPESIPQHFDAAGNITSSTPRSPWSWAMVPIVAFATQALLAGLGALLPRQPELFNFSAKERFLRLPAEYRGPVVERMRELLDVTSAFTVLVFGIVQFMIWRAAFGHSADGLVIGLIVVSVLFTPGIFLLTGRVNTAVDEAEQRWNASQRHS; encoded by the coding sequence ATGCCGATGTTGCGCGTCTTGCCATGGGCGCTGTGCGCAGCGCTGGCGCTGTTCAGCTTCGCCACGTACGGCAGCCTGCCGGAGTCGATTCCTCAGCACTTCGACGCGGCGGGAAACATCACGTCGTCCACACCACGTTCGCCGTGGAGCTGGGCGATGGTGCCGATCGTCGCGTTTGCCACCCAAGCACTGCTCGCCGGGCTCGGGGCGCTGCTACCGCGACAGCCGGAGCTCTTCAACTTCTCCGCGAAGGAGCGGTTCCTCCGGCTCCCCGCGGAGTACCGCGGGCCAGTGGTCGAGCGCATGCGTGAGCTGCTCGACGTGACCTCGGCGTTCACCGTTCTCGTATTCGGCATCGTACAGTTCATGATCTGGCGGGCGGCGTTCGGCCATTCCGCCGACGGATTGGTCATCGGGCTGATCGTCGTGTCCGTCTTGTTCACGCCGGGCATCTTCCTGCTCACGGGTCGCGTGAACACGGCGGTCGACGAAGCCGAACAACGCTGGAACGCCAGCCAACGGCACTCCTGA
- a CDS encoding ABC transporter permease — protein sequence MLMRLAIATLWRRRARTALTTAGVAVAAAMLLDMVMLGSGMRESFRGFLEQQDYHLRMTPRGTMPFDSEATIGGATALLARVASDPDVAGVAPVLGGKLFVPRGDSVVSGFALGIAPGIQADYVIAEGREIAAPNETVWNGALLEAAGRRVGDTVRVSAGYDPQLRRFTGARELVIVGRGRFVMLSGGELAGALMLETLQAMGGADRGDRISVALVRVRDGASADSVAARLERSEPQMSAISTEAALRFVDERLGYFRQLAFILASVSLAVGFLLVTTLVTVSVNERIGEIAVLRAIGVARWRIVAQVMVEGVALSTVGAVMGLGLGLVTAKWLNGILASFPGLPAAFDFFLFEPAAAYKALGLLVLCGILAGVWPAWRASTLPIAKTLREEAVA from the coding sequence ATGCTGATGCGCCTCGCCATCGCCACGCTCTGGCGCCGTCGGGCACGCACCGCGCTCACCACCGCGGGCGTCGCGGTGGCCGCGGCGATGCTGCTCGACATGGTGATGCTCGGCTCCGGCATGCGCGAGAGCTTCCGTGGATTCCTCGAGCAGCAGGACTATCACCTGCGCATGACGCCGCGCGGCACGATGCCTTTCGATTCCGAGGCGACGATCGGTGGCGCCACGGCGCTGCTCGCGCGCGTCGCGTCCGATCCCGATGTCGCAGGTGTCGCGCCGGTGCTCGGCGGCAAGCTCTTCGTGCCGCGCGGCGATTCCGTCGTTTCGGGATTCGCGCTCGGCATCGCGCCGGGCATCCAAGCGGACTATGTGATCGCCGAGGGCCGCGAGATCGCCGCGCCGAATGAGACGGTCTGGAACGGCGCGCTGCTCGAGGCCGCGGGACGCCGCGTCGGAGACACGGTGCGCGTGAGCGCCGGCTACGACCCGCAGCTACGCCGCTTCACCGGCGCGCGCGAGTTGGTGATCGTCGGGCGCGGACGCTTCGTGATGCTCTCCGGCGGCGAACTGGCGGGCGCGTTAATGCTGGAGACGCTGCAGGCAATGGGCGGCGCGGACCGCGGCGATCGGATCTCAGTGGCGCTGGTGCGCGTGCGCGATGGCGCAAGCGCAGACAGTGTCGCCGCCCGTCTTGAGCGCAGCGAGCCACAGATGAGCGCCATCAGCACCGAGGCCGCGCTGCGCTTCGTGGACGAGCGGCTCGGCTACTTCCGGCAGCTCGCGTTCATCCTCGCGAGTGTGTCCCTGGCGGTGGGTTTCCTGTTGGTGACCACGCTGGTGACGGTGAGCGTCAATGAGCGCATCGGCGAGATCGCCGTGCTGCGGGCGATCGGCGTGGCGCGCTGGCGGATCGTCGCCCAGGTGATGGTGGAGGGTGTCGCGCTCTCGACCGTCGGTGCGGTGATGGGCCTCGGGCTTGGCCTCGTCACGGCCAAGTGGCTGAACGGCATCCTGGCGTCGTTCCCGGGCCTGCCGGCGGCGTTCGACTTCTTCCTGTTCGAGCCCGCCGCCGCATACAAGGCGCTGGGCCTGCTGGTGCTGTGTGGCATCCTCGCCGGTGTGTGGCCGGCGTGGCGGGCATCGACCTTACCGATTGCCAAGACACTTCGAGAAGAGGCGGTGGCGTGA
- a CDS encoding SPFH domain-containing protein, translating to MYVEKKYSAGNGFLMLLGSLATMLATGYFAVRAFQTQQHLVGLVWIFIAFVALIAMTGLFIVHPNEAKALVLFGTYKGTVRQDGFWWANPFLTKQAISLRVRNFETAKLKVNDNHSNPIEIAAIVVWKVVDSAEALFEVDDYARYVEVQSESALRGVAVQYAYDSHTPGEQSLSQNTDEVSLTLEKALKDRLLKAGVEVVEARISHLAYSPEIAAAMLQRQQASAIISARQKIVEGAVGMVEMALSMLSEKQIVTLDNERKAAMVSNLLVVLCSDHATQPVVNTGSLYT from the coding sequence ATGTACGTCGAGAAGAAGTACAGCGCCGGCAACGGCTTCCTCATGCTCCTCGGCTCGCTCGCCACGATGCTCGCCACCGGCTACTTCGCCGTTCGGGCGTTCCAGACGCAGCAGCACCTGGTCGGGCTGGTCTGGATCTTCATCGCCTTCGTGGCACTCATCGCGATGACGGGTCTCTTCATCGTGCACCCGAACGAAGCCAAGGCCCTCGTGCTCTTCGGCACGTACAAGGGCACGGTGCGCCAGGATGGCTTCTGGTGGGCCAACCCCTTCCTCACGAAGCAGGCGATCTCGCTGCGCGTGCGGAACTTCGAGACGGCCAAGCTCAAGGTGAACGACAACCACTCGAACCCGATCGAGATCGCGGCCATCGTCGTCTGGAAGGTCGTGGACTCGGCGGAAGCCCTCTTCGAAGTGGATGACTACGCCCGGTATGTCGAGGTGCAGTCGGAGTCGGCCCTGCGCGGCGTCGCCGTGCAGTACGCCTACGACTCGCACACGCCGGGTGAGCAGTCGCTGTCGCAGAACACGGACGAGGTCTCGCTCACGTTGGAGAAGGCCCTGAAGGACCGGCTGCTCAAGGCAGGCGTCGAAGTCGTCGAAGCCCGCATCAGCCACCTGGCCTACTCGCCGGAGATCGCCGCGGCGATGCTGCAGCGCCAGCAGGCCAGCGCGATCATCTCGGCGCGCCAGAAGATCGTCGAGGGTGCGGTGGGCATGGTCGAGATGGCGCTGAGCATGCTCAGCGAGAAGCAGATCGTCACGCTCGACAACGAGCGCAAGGCGGCGATGGTCAGCAACCTGCTCGTCGTGCTCTGCTCGGATCACGCGACGCAGCCGGTGGTGAACACAGGCTCGCTGTACACCTGA
- a CDS encoding TonB-dependent receptor codes for MRILVRLLRAAILIRLITLALPSPVGAQGAPTEQARRDSTLRAEQARRDSAQRIGAVQVTATFTPTRVLDAPQPVAVIGGAELRRAQGAAVGDALEQLPGIRSPSMTTGIGKPVIRGLTHNRIVTLDNGQRSETQQWGHDHSPNVETSNAEQIEVIKGPASVLYGSDALGGVINIVAPALPEARAESPFLRGRATMAYNTNVMGPDGTLRLDAARGGFGARLAATGRLTGDMRVPRGVLRNTENETGHVELATGYTGSTRKLMLRISERRERIEIFDDPITAPGYTGFQRLTTSRGTLEGETALGARDRLQLQLGVEQNFRREFADANASDIALGLLVNNASGFLHLHHRPIGPFSGGTVGVFALDSRFENRGTETLIPDSRSQNIAVYALEHAERGRWRGTVGARWDLRSLSIADDAVLGLSAESQRHQAVTGSVGMSYRLVEWASVVASAGRGFRAPAAPDLYANGFHEGTRAFERGNPDLRIETSLNTDIGLRVEHARVTGELSVFRNAIDDFIYLRPFGTGGAAFDSLEVVQGNALLRGAEARVAVRTLPWLTLQAAGDVVRGQNTSVDVPLTFVPPPRVQLGARAERARLGGYVMRPWLSVQGERNWRQTRLDPRDVAPAGYTLWQLGAGGTLLAGARVLVVDLAVRNVFDTRYRSFMSRYKEFADGPGRAVVLRVTTEF; via the coding sequence ATGCGCATCCTTGTCCGGTTGCTGCGCGCGGCCATCCTCATCAGACTCATTACGCTCGCGTTGCCCTCCCCCGTTGGGGCGCAGGGAGCGCCGACAGAGCAGGCGCGCCGCGACTCCACCCTGCGCGCCGAGCAGGCGCGACGCGATTCGGCGCAGCGGATCGGCGCCGTGCAGGTCACCGCGACCTTCACGCCGACACGCGTCCTCGATGCGCCGCAGCCGGTGGCTGTGATCGGCGGTGCAGAACTGCGCCGCGCGCAGGGTGCCGCCGTCGGCGACGCGCTCGAACAGCTTCCGGGCATCCGCTCGCCGTCCATGACCACCGGCATCGGCAAGCCGGTGATCCGCGGCCTCACGCACAATCGCATCGTGACGCTCGACAACGGCCAGCGCTCCGAAACGCAGCAGTGGGGCCACGACCATTCGCCCAACGTGGAGACGTCGAACGCCGAGCAGATCGAAGTCATCAAGGGTCCGGCGAGCGTGCTCTATGGAAGCGACGCCCTTGGCGGCGTGATCAACATCGTCGCGCCGGCGTTGCCGGAGGCGCGGGCCGAGTCGCCGTTCCTGCGCGGGCGCGCGACCATGGCGTACAACACGAACGTGATGGGGCCCGACGGCACGCTACGTCTCGACGCGGCGCGCGGTGGCTTCGGCGCGCGACTCGCGGCGACGGGCCGCCTCACCGGTGACATGCGCGTGCCGCGCGGCGTGCTGCGGAACACGGAGAACGAAACCGGGCATGTCGAGCTCGCGACTGGCTACACCGGCAGCACACGCAAGCTCATGCTGCGCATCTCGGAGCGTCGCGAACGCATCGAGATCTTCGACGACCCCATCACGGCGCCTGGCTACACGGGCTTCCAACGTCTCACGACCAGTCGCGGCACACTCGAGGGCGAGACTGCGCTCGGCGCACGCGACCGACTGCAGCTGCAGCTCGGCGTCGAGCAGAACTTCCGTCGCGAGTTCGCCGACGCCAATGCCTCGGACATCGCGCTTGGCTTGCTCGTCAACAATGCGAGTGGCTTCCTGCACCTGCATCATCGGCCGATCGGCCCGTTCAGCGGAGGCACCGTCGGTGTGTTCGCGCTCGACAGTCGCTTCGAGAACCGCGGCACGGAGACGTTGATCCCCGACTCGCGCTCGCAGAACATCGCGGTCTATGCCCTGGAGCACGCCGAGCGCGGGCGCTGGCGCGGCACGGTCGGCGCCCGCTGGGACCTGCGCAGCTTGAGCATCGCAGACGACGCGGTGCTCGGCCTCAGCGCGGAGTCGCAGCGGCATCAGGCCGTGACCGGCAGCGTCGGCATGTCGTACCGGCTCGTGGAATGGGCGTCAGTCGTTGCGAGCGCGGGACGCGGCTTCCGCGCGCCGGCGGCGCCTGATCTCTATGCCAACGGATTCCACGAGGGGACGCGGGCCTTCGAGCGCGGCAATCCGGACCTGCGCATCGAAACCTCCCTCAATACCGACATCGGCCTGCGCGTCGAACACGCGCGCGTGACCGGCGAGCTGAGCGTGTTCCGCAACGCAATCGACGACTTCATCTACCTGCGGCCGTTCGGGACGGGCGGTGCGGCGTTTGACTCCCTGGAAGTCGTACAGGGCAACGCGCTGCTGCGCGGCGCGGAGGCGCGGGTGGCCGTGCGCACGCTGCCCTGGCTCACGCTGCAGGCGGCGGGCGACGTTGTGCGCGGCCAGAACACGTCAGTGGACGTGCCACTCACGTTCGTGCCGCCACCGCGCGTACAACTGGGGGCGCGCGCCGAGCGGGCGCGGTTGGGAGGCTACGTGATGCGCCCGTGGCTGAGCGTGCAGGGCGAGCGGAACTGGCGGCAGACGCGGCTCGATCCGCGCGATGTCGCGCCAGCGGGCTACACGCTCTGGCAGCTCGGCGCCGGCGGCACGCTGCTCGCGGGGGCGCGCGTGCTCGTGGTGGATCTCGCGGTGCGCAACGTATTCGACACGCGCTACCGGAGCTTCATGAGCCGGTACAAGGAGTTCGCGGACGGGCCGGGGCGGGCGGTGGTGCTGCGGGTGACGACGGAGTTCTGA
- a CDS encoding serine hydrolase domain-containing protein gives MMHKIAERGVGALLTTLVILAALMFGGLALLTRDAAAQTAPTTDWQRQLDSAVTAEMARTMTPGVQVAVVHQGRVIYAKAYGAADVETSRPLTNASLLRIGSVTKMVTGAVAAELAEQGKLDLRAPISRYVPSLEGKRVGTVTTHQLLTHTAGWLDNAVAYGRMGEGALGEVMREVTDTMFSHAPGAIISYSNPGFSMAGYVIERAAGERYASITDRMILRPVGMPHATFRPLEAMVRDFSQGHMGMPGRAATMVRPFTENTAQWAAGFLMASATDMARFAAMLMDGGVIDGQRVISEGAVRRMTTPDPRIPGDSTARYAYGLVIAEQQGLRIWQHGGSINGFDAIVNMFPDEKLAVVVLDNRSGPSVSGALPIVFRGVTGRALPASPAPPSAERLPTADERRAVVGQYKFGPMRIEIAEQGDSLVFRQAGASFGVRMLGNDRMKVMVPPMAQQANVLLVRGADGRVAFLHQGLRAIPRVEP, from the coding sequence ATGATGCATAAGATCGCGGAGCGCGGCGTCGGTGCCCTGCTTACCACCCTCGTCATTCTCGCCGCGCTGATGTTCGGCGGACTCGCCCTGCTCACGCGCGATGCCGCCGCACAGACCGCGCCGACCACGGACTGGCAGCGCCAGCTCGACTCCGCCGTCACGGCGGAGATGGCGCGCACGATGACGCCGGGCGTCCAGGTCGCCGTGGTGCACCAAGGCCGCGTGATCTATGCCAAGGCCTACGGCGCGGCCGACGTCGAGACCTCCCGTCCGCTCACGAACGCCTCGCTGCTGCGCATCGGCTCCGTGACGAAGATGGTCACGGGCGCCGTCGCGGCCGAACTCGCCGAGCAGGGCAAGCTCGACCTGCGCGCGCCGATCAGCCGCTACGTCCCGTCGCTCGAGGGCAAGCGCGTCGGCACGGTCACGACGCATCAACTGCTGACGCACACCGCCGGCTGGCTCGACAACGCCGTCGCCTACGGTCGCATGGGCGAAGGCGCACTTGGCGAAGTCATGCGTGAAGTCACCGACACGATGTTCAGCCACGCCCCGGGCGCGATCATCTCGTACTCGAATCCGGGATTCTCGATGGCGGGCTACGTCATCGAGCGGGCGGCGGGTGAGCGCTATGCGAGCATCACCGACCGCATGATCCTCCGCCCGGTCGGCATGCCGCATGCGACGTTCCGTCCCCTCGAGGCGATGGTGCGCGATTTCTCGCAGGGCCACATGGGCATGCCCGGCCGCGCCGCGACGATGGTGCGGCCGTTCACGGAGAACACGGCGCAGTGGGCCGCCGGATTCCTGATGGCCAGCGCGACGGACATGGCGCGCTTCGCAGCGATGCTCATGGATGGCGGCGTCATCGACGGGCAGCGCGTGATCAGCGAGGGCGCCGTGCGTCGCATGACGACCCCCGATCCGCGCATTCCCGGCGACTCCACGGCGCGATACGCCTATGGCCTGGTGATCGCCGAGCAGCAGGGACTCCGCATCTGGCAGCATGGCGGCTCTATCAACGGCTTTGACGCCATCGTGAACATGTTTCCGGACGAGAAGCTGGCCGTCGTCGTACTCGACAACCGCAGCGGACCATCCGTGAGTGGCGCACTGCCGATCGTGTTCCGCGGCGTGACGGGCCGCGCGCTGCCGGCATCGCCGGCTCCGCCCAGCGCCGAGCGCCTGCCGACCGCCGACGAGCGCCGCGCCGTTGTGGGTCAGTACAAGTTCGGGCCGATGCGCATCGAGATCGCCGAGCAGGGTGACTCCCTCGTCTTCCGCCAGGCGGGAGCGTCGTTCGGCGTCCGGATGCTGGGCAACGACCGCATGAAGGTCATGGTCCCGCCGATGGCGCAGCAGGCGAACGTGCTGCTCGTGCGGGGTGCTGACGGCCGCGTAGCCTTCCTCCATCAAGGACTGCGGGCTATCCCGCGAGTGGAGCCGTAG
- a CDS encoding DUF72 domain-containing protein has translation MRIRLGCQGWNYPAWVGGFYPPKTRAADFLSMYARAFDTVEVDSTFYAVPAVKTVRGWAERTPEGFTFALKLPQEITHERRFVGATEVAERFYDAARELGPKLGPILIQCGPDLSVLEFDAVEEFLHTLPSDLQFAIEFRQKAWINERTHELLTQRNVALALVDARWIPRAWMLKLAARPTSTTHAYVRWMGPDRAITDYSRVLIDRSAELESWAEVLPALSVRVPVYGYVNNHFSGHSPANVRWLQSKLGQVPKDPAQLVEQLGLF, from the coding sequence ATGCGCATCCGACTGGGCTGCCAAGGCTGGAACTACCCGGCGTGGGTGGGGGGCTTCTACCCGCCGAAGACTCGGGCGGCGGATTTCCTGAGCATGTACGCCCGAGCGTTCGACACGGTGGAGGTGGACTCCACGTTCTACGCGGTGCCGGCGGTGAAAACCGTGCGGGGCTGGGCGGAGCGGACGCCGGAGGGGTTCACGTTCGCGCTCAAGTTGCCGCAGGAGATCACGCATGAGCGGCGGTTCGTCGGTGCGACTGAGGTCGCGGAGCGCTTCTATGATGCGGCGCGGGAGCTCGGGCCCAAGCTCGGGCCGATCCTGATCCAGTGCGGGCCCGATCTGTCGGTCCTCGAGTTCGATGCGGTCGAGGAGTTCCTGCACACCCTGCCTTCGGATTTGCAGTTCGCGATCGAGTTTCGGCAGAAGGCGTGGATCAATGAGCGCACGCATGAGCTGCTGACGCAGCGGAATGTGGCGCTGGCCTTGGTGGATGCGCGGTGGATTCCGCGGGCGTGGATGCTCAAGCTCGCGGCGCGGCCGACGAGCACGACGCATGCGTATGTGCGGTGGATGGGGCCGGATCGCGCGATCACGGACTATTCGCGCGTGTTGATTGATCGCTCGGCGGAGCTGGAGTCTTGGGCGGAGGTGTTGCCGGCGCTTTCCGTTCGCGTGCCGGTGTACGGGTACGTGAACAATCACTTCAGCGGACATTCGCCGGCGAATGTGCGGTGGTTGCAAAGCAAACTGGGCCAGGTCCCGAAGGACCCGGCCCAGTTGGTGGAGCAGTTGGGGTTGTTCTAG
- a CDS encoding ABC transporter permease, producing MMARRRWALLVTALALGSGGAQAQAPWRSITIDERLAARTSLAVGDTAVLAAAAGAPGDTVLIAGITRRTADPSEIARSEYRVRLHLDHLQALTGAGDRVGRFAVQTRDVPGAVDSAAARINALAFGFRAYPAAEVAVETSATFRVVNRFHRAIGVITIVASAIFLLCITLLKVDERRRDVGALRLLGVSRTTIVRAVVLEASLIAVIGSAMGAALGYGAGWIVNWHYQGVYSTPLKFAIVTPGIVLFATALSLGLGVIAGLLAAQRLVRRAPLDLVGR from the coding sequence ATGATGGCGCGGCGCCGGTGGGCGCTGCTGGTCACGGCGCTTGCACTTGGGTCCGGGGGGGCCCAGGCGCAAGCGCCGTGGCGCAGCATCACCATCGATGAGCGGCTGGCGGCGCGCACGTCGCTCGCCGTCGGCGACACGGCTGTCCTTGCCGCCGCAGCCGGAGCGCCGGGCGACACCGTCCTGATCGCGGGCATCACGCGGCGCACGGCGGATCCCAGCGAGATCGCGCGCAGCGAGTATCGCGTGCGGCTGCATCTCGACCACTTGCAGGCCCTCACGGGTGCGGGCGATCGGGTTGGCCGCTTCGCCGTGCAGACCCGCGACGTCCCCGGCGCGGTGGACAGCGCCGCGGCGCGCATCAATGCGCTGGCCTTCGGTTTCCGTGCCTATCCCGCCGCCGAAGTCGCGGTCGAGACCAGCGCGACGTTCCGCGTGGTGAATCGCTTCCATCGCGCCATCGGCGTGATCACGATCGTCGCCAGCGCGATCTTCCTGCTCTGCATCACGCTGCTGAAAGTGGACGAGCGTCGCCGCGATGTCGGCGCGCTGCGCCTCCTCGGCGTGTCCCGCACGACCATCGTTCGCGCCGTCGTGCTTGAGGCCTCGCTGATTGCCGTCATTGGCTCCGCGATGGGTGCGGCCCTTGGCTACGGCGCCGGATGGATCGTGAACTGGCATTACCAAGGCGTGTACAGCACGCCGCTCAAGTTCGCCATCGTCACGCCCGGCATCGTGCTGTTCGCGACCGCGCTGTCGCTGGGGCTCGGCGTGATTGCCGGGCTGCTCGCCGCGCAGCGCCTCGTGCGCCGCGCACCGCTCGACCTGGTGGGCCGCTGA
- a CDS encoding metal-dependent transcriptional regulator — protein sequence MADHDLERPALTGQAEDYLKAIYELERNGAAAGTNDIAARLGIAPASVTGMVQRLARLGLATTERYRGARLTDAGRAAALQLIRRHRIIESYLVQRLGFTADDVHDEAERLEHAASDELIERMAAAIGNPTEDPHGTPIPASQGQSK from the coding sequence ATGGCTGACCACGATCTCGAGCGCCCGGCGCTCACCGGACAGGCCGAGGACTACCTCAAGGCCATCTATGAACTGGAGCGTAACGGCGCGGCGGCCGGCACCAACGACATCGCTGCGCGCTTAGGCATCGCCCCCGCATCGGTCACCGGCATGGTGCAACGCCTGGCACGACTCGGACTCGCCACCACCGAGCGGTATCGGGGCGCTCGGCTCACGGACGCCGGCCGTGCCGCCGCGCTGCAGCTCATCCGACGGCACCGTATCATCGAGAGCTACCTCGTGCAGCGGCTCGGCTTCACGGCCGACGACGTGCATGACGAGGCCGAGCGCCTGGAGCACGCCGCCAGCGATGAGCTGATCGAGCGGATGGCGGCGGCAATCGGCAATCCGACTGAGGACCCGCACGGGACGCCCATCCCGGCCTCGCAGGGTCAGTCGAAATAG
- a CDS encoding ABC transporter ATP-binding protein — translation MVLSARDLRREYAVAGRPVAAVRGISLDVTAGEYVAIVGPSGCGKSTLLNLLGAIDRPTSGSLTIAGRDVSRLSDAEATRFRLTQIGFVFQRFYLMPTLTAAENVELPMAEAKLPRVAREARARELLGYVGLDGRADHRPFQLSGGEQQRVAIARALANRPALLLADEPTGELDARTGAEMIEMFARLNADGTTLVVVTHDEDLAEAAKRVVHLRDGVIVDDTGPRA, via the coding sequence ATGGTTCTCTCCGCACGCGATCTGCGGCGCGAGTACGCGGTGGCGGGACGTCCCGTGGCGGCGGTGCGGGGCATTTCGCTCGATGTCACCGCCGGCGAGTACGTGGCCATCGTCGGCCCGTCGGGCTGCGGCAAGTCCACGCTGCTCAACCTGCTCGGCGCCATCGACCGGCCGACGTCGGGCAGCCTCACCATCGCGGGGCGCGATGTGTCGCGACTCTCCGACGCCGAGGCGACGCGGTTCCGCCTCACGCAGATCGGCTTCGTGTTTCAGCGCTTCTACTTAATGCCGACGCTCACGGCGGCGGAGAACGTGGAGCTCCCGATGGCCGAGGCGAAGCTGCCACGCGTGGCGCGCGAGGCGCGGGCGCGTGAGTTGCTCGGCTATGTGGGGCTGGACGGTCGCGCCGACCATCGGCCGTTCCAGTTGAGCGGCGGCGAACAGCAGCGCGTGGCGATTGCGCGGGCGCTGGCCAACCGGCCGGCGTTGCTGCTGGCCGACGAACCCACGGGCGAGCTCGACGCGCGCACCGGCGCCGAGATGATCGAGATGTTCGCGCGCTTGAATGCCGACGGCACCACGCTGGTGGTGGTGACGCATGATGAGGACCTCGCGGAGGCGGCGAAGCGCGTCGTGCACCTGCGCGATGGCGTGATCGTGGACGACACGGGCCCGCGCGCGTGA